From the genome of Torulaspora globosa chromosome 2, complete sequence, one region includes:
- the SCM3 gene encoding Scm3p (ancestral locus Anc_7.312) — MRTKRKPTKKAALRKLHETLRSLLDKPVREINDEKHTSGIPEILPTPKSSSAKRVKKYSLSATKGKDDSAFVLSKEDQLIPKLSDNEIMERHKLADENMRRVWTNIIRKYESIEDQGDVLDLYTGELVEDNGHIRGLSNDNSAGETRYQSVLKDIIELKKDRDNDKFALWGDDDVEDPEDGDYEIENDQDDGREEETDDDTDYADYKQLLKGKIEAEHDNVDDV; from the coding sequence ATGAGAACCAAGAGGAAGCCGACCAAAAAGGCAGCCTTGAGGAAACTACATGAGACTTTACGAAGCTTGTTGGATAAACCAGTCCGGGAGATTAATGATGAGAAACATACAAGCGGTATACCCGAAATTCTGCCGACACCCAAATCGAGTTCAGCTAAGAGAGTCAAGAAATACTCATTGTCGGCAACAAAGGGAAAGGATGACTCAGCTTTTGTCCTGTCGAAAGAAGATCAGCTTATTCCAAAATTAAGCGACAATGAAATAATGGAACGCCACAAGCTTGCAGATGAAAATATGAGACGAGTATGGACGAATATAATACGAAAATATGAGTCCattgaagatcaaggcgATGTGCTTGATTTATACACGGGTGAGCTGGTTGAAGATAATGGACATATAAGGGGACTTTCGAATGATAACAGTGCAGGAGAGACTCGCTACCAAAGcgttttgaaggatatAATCGAGCTGAAAAAAGACCGAGATAACGACAAATTCGCCCTTTGGGGAGATGACGATGTTGAAGATCCAGAGGACGGCGATTATGAGATCGAAAACGACCAGGATGACGGTCGGGAGGAAGAAACGGACGACGATACAGACTATGCGGATTACAAACAATTGTTGAAGGGCAAGATAGAAGCCGAACATGACAACGTTGACGATGTTTAG
- the SEC31 gene encoding Sec31p (ancestral locus Anc_7.310) produces MVKLAEYSRTATFAWSHDRIPSLVTGTVSGTVDANFSSESKLELWSLLAADASEPTLSLAVDAKFNDLDWSRDDKIIAGALDNGVVELFSKTEDSLKSEGSFARHNGSVKTVSFNSKQNNVLASGGSKGEIFIWDLNTCLKNSKDYTPLTPGNATTPIDDVSSLAWNQSLAHVFASAGSTSYASIWDLKAKKEVIHLSYASPNTGLKPQLSVVEWHPANSTRVATATGSDSEPLILVWDLRNANTPLQVLAKGHTKGILSLDWCKQDSQLLLSSGRDNTIVLWNPEKAEELTQFPTRGNWCFKTKFAPEAPDLFASASFDNKIQVQTLQNLTNTFDQEQTATKQQESETDFWNHVSLEESNEKPQVMHLQAPAWYKSKSPAAQWAFGGKLVHITADGKGVIITKPTISGLEENKVLDAAIKTNDYKPLINQRLAKTIDETNEEDWNFLEKLSMDGKEEFLKEALSFDDEEEKQEETQQDEGEDFFANIEGAYEPKGSFSLESDIEKQVAQDVVGGNLKSAVAASLDNDSLLEAMIIALDSDDKVLKDSVKRSYFAKYGDKSSLTRFLFSISNNNTNDLVQNLEVSQWKYSARAIHNFYSEDPETKDEQLGKLADRLLQSGNRQDALILYLSANSLDKVAEVWLKESQDLEEKLQKQKESLHEAHSECLTEFIERFTVLARLAGDKRRITNEKLISKFMEYVNLASSSGSFDLAYSILDTLPADNQEVKMEKERVMLASGKSPKTSRKQAFGSTAAKPLLNNPLGNTFNSAGSSFAASASPMLNSFVNPQFPPSVSSPVSAPRANPYAPPRGSEASSGKYAPPASVSPVPVAAAAQNTFKVPANPYALRTPAATGSNQSSYAPLDTKPIPNFISSPPVYGETEAAAPPPPGMTSGQTPYLNKKANDGWNDLPLPVTERPSRAKAGSVAPPTLPSVPIGNVPGTPSNGYARPPLSTNPSSSSPLPPPPIRSSRVTSVSSTTSMKSSKVSTTNAYTQPLGSNTSTSRANPVDLATNALPPNPYAPSTATMSPKLGQPNPYAPPTQPIQTAASLPPNPYATATVPPAQPVAAQRPPVGPPPVGPPPTHSRKKTHSSTTVENASHLLESVQKKPDHAYGGTPTPPIPTNPPASNMAPPQPAAAAGTGTPSSSAPQGVPPDQQPIVDFLKAELARVAPLIPKEYSKQLKDCGKRLNILYAHLEKQDLLTQPTIEKLSNLVQLFKEGNYQEAMQVQVDIASNHPQEAGNWLTGVKRLIGISEAISN; encoded by the coding sequence ATGGTCAAGCTTGCTGAGTATTCTCGAACAGCAACCTTTGCATGGTCCCATGATAGGATACCATCCTTGGTGACAGGAACTGTGTCCGGGACTGTGGATGCCAACTTTTCGAGCGAATCGAAACTAGAGCTATGGTCTCTTCTAGCTGCCGATGCCTCAGAACCAACGCTCTCTTTGGCAGTGGACGCCAAGTTCAATGATCTTGATTGGTCTCGAGATGACAAGATTATTGCCGGTGCTCTGGACAACGGAGTGGTGGAGCTGTTCTCAAAGACGGAGGACTCTTTAAAGTCAGAAGGTAGCTTTGCTCGTCACAACGGTTCGGTTAAGACGGTCAGTTTCAATTCGAAGCAGAATAACGTCCTTGCATCTGGTGGCAGTAAAGGTGAAATTTTCATTTGGGATCTAAACACATGTTTGAAAAACTCGAAGGATTACACGCCATTGACGCCGGGAAATGCTACGACACCGATCGACGATGTGAGCTCATTGGCTTGGAATCAGTCGCTTGCCCACGTTTTTGCCTCCGCGGGGTCCACCAGCTATGCTTCGATATGGGATTTGAAGGCAAAAAAGGAAGTTATACATTTAAGTTACGCTTCTCCGAACACTGGCTTAAAGCCTCAGCTCTCAGTCGTAGAATGGCATCCAGCAAACTCCACAAGAGTGGCTACCGCTACAGGCAGTGACAGCGAGCCTTTGATTCTTGTTTGGGATTTAAGGAATGCAAACACTCCTTTGCAAGTTTTGGCAAAAGGCCACACCAAGGGAATTCTGTCCCTGGATTGGTGCAAACAAGACAGCCAATTACTACTCTCCAGCGGGCGCGACAACACGATCGTTTTATGGAACCCTGAAAAGGCAGAAGAATTGACACAATTTCCAACGCGAGGCAACTGGTGCTTCAAGACGAAGTTTGCACCGGAGGCACCAGATTTGTTTGCCTCAGCTTCATTCGATAACAAGATCCAGGTCCAAACGCTGCAAAACTTGACGAATACTTTCGATCAGGAGCAGACAGCAACGAAACAGCAGGAGTCTGAAACAGACTTTTGGAATCACGTCTCACTCGAGGAATCGAATGAAAAACCACAAGTAATGCACCTACAGGCTCCCGCTTGGTATAAGTCTAAGTCACCAGCTGCTCAATGGGCTTTTGGGGGCAAGTTAGTTCATATAACAGCTGACGGAAAAGGTGTTATCATAACGAAACCAACAATTTCTGGTTTGGAGGAGAATAAAGTTCTTGACGCGGCAATCAAGACCAACGACTATAAGCCATTGATAAACCAGAGATTGGCTAAGACCATTGACGAAACCAATGAAGAGGACTGGAACTTCCTTGAAAAGCTGTCAATGGATGGCAAAGAGGAATTCCTGAAGGAAGCATTGTCCtttgatgacgaggaggagaagcagGAGGAGACCCAGCAGGACGAAGGCGAAGATTTCTTTGCTAATATCGAAGGAGCTTACGAGCCAAAAGGCTCCTTCTCCTTAGAGAGCGATATTGAAAAGCAAGTAGCCCAGGACGTTGTTGGGGGAAATTTGAAGTCCGCTGTTGCCGCCTCTTTAGACAATGATTCACTTTTGGAAGCGATGATTATTGCCCTGGACTCTGATGACAAAGTTTTGAAGGATTCGGTTAAGAGAAGTTATTTCGCCAAATACGGCGATAAGTCATCATTGACAAGATTCCTCTTCTCTATCTCAAACAACAATACCAACGACCTCGTCCAAAACCTCGAAGTTTCTCAATGGAAGTATAGTGCTAGAGCGATCCACAATTTTTATTCCGAGGACCCCGAGACAAAGGACGAACAGCTGGGAAAGCTGGCGGACAGACTTTTGCAATCTGGCAACCGACAGGATGCTTTGATCTTGTACTTGTCAGCCAACTCTCTAGATAAGGTGGCCGAAGTATGGTTAAAAGAGTCTCAAGACCTTGAGGAGAAGCTACAAAAGCAGAAAGAGTCTCTACATGAAGCTCACTCCGAATGTTTAACCGAATTTATTGAGAGATTCACCGTTTTGGCTAGGCTTGCGGGTGACAAGAGGAGAATTACTAATGAAAAACTTATTTCCAAGTTTATGGAGTACGTGAATCTTGCATCTTCGAGCGGTAGCTTTGATCTGGCATATTCTATCCTCGACACTTTGCCTGCTGACAATCAAGAAGTTAAAATGGAGAAAGAGCGTGTTATGCTCGCGTCTGGTAAGTCTCcaaaaacttcaagaaaacAAGCGTTCGGTTCAACAGCTGCGAAACCACTTCTGAATAACCCACTAGGGAACACCTTTAACTCTGCTGGCTCATCTTTTGCGGCTTCAGCTTCGCCTATGCTCAACAGCTTCGTGAATCCGCAATTTCCTCCCTCTGTTTCATCTCCTGTTTCAGCTCCTCGAGCAAATCCATACGCTCCACCACGAGGATCTGAAGCATCTAGCGGCAAGTATGCTCCTCCTGCATCAGTATCGCCAGTGCCAGTGGCAGCCGCCGCTCAAAACACATTTAAAGTTCCTGCAAATCCATATGCTTTGAGAACGCCAGCGGCCACAGGGTCCAATCAGTCGTCGTATGCGCCATTGGACACAAAACCAATCCCGAATTTCATCTCTTCGCCACCAGTCTACGGAGAGACCGAGGCCGCTGCTCCTCCACCTCCCGGTATGACTTCCGGCCAAACGCCGTACTTGAATAAGAAAGCCAATGACGGTTGGAATGACCTGCCTCTGCCTGTGACGGAAAGGCCTTCGCGAGCCAAAGCTGGATCCGTGGCGCCGCCCACTCTTCCATCAGTCCCCATCGGGAACGTACCTGGTACGCCATCCAATGGATATGCGCGCCCTCCACTCTCAACGAACCCATCATCCTCCTCACCACTACCTCCACCACCGATTAGGAGCAGTAGGGTGACGTCTGTATCATCCACTACCTCGATGAAGTCTTCGAAGGTGAGTACTACAAATGCATACACCCAGCCGTTGGGGTCGAACACATCCACGTCCAGGGCGAACCCAGTAGATCTGGCCACAAATGCGCTGCCACCTAATCCTTACGCGCCATCTACAGCAACAATGTCGCCCAAGCTTGGTCAGCCAAATCCTTATGCACCACCAACTCAGCCTATCcaaacagcagcatcaCTGCCTCCTAATCCATATGCCACTGCAACGGTACCACCCGCTCAGCCTGTGGCGGCGCAACGGCCGCCAGTCGGTCCTCCTCCGGTAGGACCACCACCAACTCATTCCAGAAAGAAAACACATAGCTCCACTACAGTGGAGAACGCCAGCCATCTCTTGGAATCTGTGCAGAAAAAGCCGGACCACGCTTACGGAGGAACGCCAACTCCTCCAATACCTACGAATCCTCCAGCATCCAACATGGCGCCGCCTCAACccgcagctgcagctgggACAGGCACTCCATCGTCGTCTGCCCCTCAGGGAGTCCCGCCAGACCAGCAGCCTATCGTCGATTTTTTGAAAGCGGAGCTGGCACGAGTCGCACCATTGATACCTAAAGAGTACAGTAAGCAGCTCAAGGACTGTGGAAAGAGGTTGAACATTTTGTACGCTCATCTCGAAAAGCAAGATCTCCTAACGCAACCCACCATTGAGAAACTAAGTAACTTGGTTCAGTTGTTCAAAGAAGGCAACTACCAAGAGGCAATGCAAGTTCAGGTTGACATAGCCTCCAACCACCCCCAAGAGGCGGGAAATTGGCTAACCGGTGTTAAGAGACTAATTGGTATATCAGAAGCCATCTCCAACTAA
- the CPR6 gene encoding peptidylprolyl isomerase CPR6 (ancestral locus Anc_7.313): MARPKTYFDISIGGQEKGRIVFELFNDVVPKTAENFIELCKGTHGMSKTKPDVPLSYKGSIFHRVIKDFMLQFGDFTNFNGTGGESIYGEKFEDENFSLKHDKPFLLSMANAGPNTNGSQAFITCVPTPHLDGKHVVFGEVIQGKRLVRLIENQQTDKENDKPLRDVKIEDCGVLPEDYEVPANAEETPTDAYGDNYEDSIKDDSKVDTNDVKSVLKAVEFVKQIGTEQFKKQNYPVALEKYQKCDKFLKEYVPDDLPEDDLKSINELKVSVPLNIALCALKTQDYQKVLVAGSEVLYAEAANDKAKAKALYRRGLAYNALNDPDMGIADLEMATTFQQNDPSILNAIKDARLKKKQINDKQKKSLSKMFS; this comes from the coding sequence ATGGCTAGACCTAAGACATATTTTGATATCTCCATTGGGGGACAGGAAAAAGGTCGTATTGTTtttgaacttttcaatGATGTTGTACCCAAGACAGCCGAGAACTTTATCGAGCTGTGTAAAGGCACCCATGGTATGTCGAAGACAAAGCCAGACGTTCCTCTCTCCTACAAGGGCTCTATATTTCATAGAGTGATTAAGGATTTCATGTTGCAATTCGGTGActtcaccaacttcaatGGTACCGGTGGTGAGAGCATCTACGGTGAGAAGTTTGAAGACGAGAACTTCTCTTTGAAACATGACAAACCTTTCCTGCTGTCGATGGCAAATGCGGGACCAAACACGAACGGGTCACAGGCTTTTATTACTTGCGTTCCTACTCCTCATTTGGACGGCAAACATGTGGTCTTTGGTGAAGTGATTCAAGGGAAGCGACTAGTTCGTCTAATTGAGAACCAGCAGACAGATAAGGAAAATGACAAGCCACTCAGGGATGTGAAGATCGAGGACTGTGGTGTGCTACCAGAGGACTATGAAGTTCCAGCAAATGCCGAGGAAACTCCAACCGACGCATATGGTGACAATTACGAAGACTCCATCAAAGATGACAGTAAAGTTGACACCAACGATGTTAAGAGTGTTCTCAAAGCGGTGGAGTTCGTGAAACAAATCGGAACTGAACAGTTCAAAAAACAAAACTACCCAGTAGCACTAGAAAAATACCAGAAGTGTGATaagtttttgaaggagTATGTCCCGGACGATCTGCCAGAAGATGACCTCAAGTCTATAAATGAGCTAAAAGTTTCCGTACCCCTGAACATTGCCCTATGTGCGCTCAAGACCCAGGACTACCAGAAGGTCCTGGTGGCCGGTTCAGAAGTGCTATATGCTGAAGCGGCAAATGACAAGGCCAAGGCCAAGGCTCTTTACCGTCGCGGTCTTGCATACAACGCTTTGAACGATCCAGATATGGGCATTGCTGATCTAGAGATGGCTACAACATTCCAGCAAAACGATCCTTCAATTTTGAATGCCATCAAGGATgcaagattgaagaaaaagcaaATCAATGATAAGCAGAAAAAGTCTTTATCCAAAATGTTCTCTTGA
- the RPO21 gene encoding DNA-directed RNA polymerase II subunit RPB1 (ancestral locus Anc_7.314), with the protein MVAQQYSSAPLRTVKEVQFGLFSPEEVRAISVAKIRFPETMDETQTRAKVGGLNDPRLGSIDRNLKCQTCQEGMNECPGHFGHIDLAKPVFHIGFISKIKKVCECVCMHCGKLLLDDHNEQMRQAVKIKDSKKRFNAIWSLCKTKMVCESDVPSEDDPTKLISRGGCGNAQPTIRKDGLKLVGSWKKEKISGDAEEPEQRVLTMEEILNIFKHITPEDSCRLGFNEEFARPEWMILTVLPVPPPPVRPSISFNESQRGEDDLTFKLADILKANISLETLEHNGAPHHAIEEAESLLQFHVATYMDNDIAGQPQALQKSGRPVKSIRARLKGKEGRIRGNLMGKRVDFSARTVISGDPNLELDQVGVPKSIAKTLTYPEVVTPYNIDRLTFLVRNGPNEHPGAKYVIRDNGDRIDLRYSKRAGDIQLQYGWKVERHIMDNDPVLFNRQPSLHKMSMMAHRVKVMPYSTFRLNLSVTSPYNADFDGDEMNLHVPQSEETRAELSQLCAVPLQIVSPQSNKPCMGIVQDTLCGIRKLTLRDNFIELDQVLNMLYWVPDWDGLIPTPAILKPKPLWTGKQILSIAIPKGIHLQRFDEGTTLLSPKDNGMLIIDGKIVFGVVDKKTVGSSSGGLIHVVTREKGPQVCARLFGNIQKVVNYWLLHNGFSTGIGDTIADGQTMREITETIADAKKKVEDVTKEAQANLLTAKHGMTLRESFEDSVVRFLNEARDKAGRLAEVNLKDLNNVKQMVSAGSKGSFINIAQMSACVGQQSVEGKRIAFGFVDRTLPHFSKDDYSPESKGFVENSYLRGLTPQEFFFHAMGGREGLIDTAVKTAETGYIQRRLVKALEDIMVHYDSTTRNSLGNVIQFIYGEDGMDASHIEKQSVDTIGGSDAAFEKRYRIDLLNVENSLDPHLLESGSEIVGDLKLQALLDQEYRQLIEDRRFLRSVFVDGEPNWPLPVNIRRIVQNAQQTFRIDHTKPSDLSIRDVIFGVRALEEKLLVLRGKSNIIQQAQKDAISLFCCLLRSRLATRRIIQEYRLTKQAFEWVLNNIEVQFLRSIVHPGEMVGVLAAQSIGEPATQMTLNTFHFAGVASKKVTSGVPRLKEILNVAKNMKTPSLTAYLEPDYAADQEKAKFIRSAIEHTTLKSVTVASEIYYDPDPRSTVIPEDEEIIQLHFSLLDDETEKSLDQQSPWLLRLELDRAAMNDKDLTMGQVGEKIKETFKNDLFVIWSEDNAEKLIIRCRVVRPKSMDIETEAEEDHMLKKIENTMLENITLRGVENIERVVMMKYDRKVPSSAGEYQKVPEWVLETDGVNLSEVMTVPGVDSTRIYTNSFIDIMEVLGIEAGRAALYKEVYNVIASDGSYVNYRHMALLVDVMTTQGGLTSVTRHGFNRSSTGALMRCSFEETVEILFEAGACAEMDDCRGVSENVILGQMAPIGTGAFDVMIDEESLVKYMPEQKITELEDGQDGGATPYSNESGLVNAEIDVKDELMFSPLVDSGASDAMAGGFTAYGGADYGTGFGEAPSSPGFGGVSSPGFSPSSPTYSPTSPSYSPTSPSYSPTSPSYSPTSPSYSPTSPSYSPTSPSYSPTSPSYSPTSPSYSPTSPSYSPTSPSYSPTSPSYSPTSPSYSPTSPSYSPTSPSYSPTSPSYSPTSPTYSPTSPSYSPTSPSYSPTSPSYSPTSPSYSPTSPSYSPTSPSYSPTSPNYSPTSPSYSPGSPSYSPNTSENQDSKSHEDAKK; encoded by the coding sequence ATGGTTGCACAACAATACTCAAGTGCTCCGCTGCGGACTGTAAAGGAAGTCCAATTTGGACTTTTCTCCCCTGAAGAAGTCAGAGCCATTAGTGTGGCCAAAATTAGATTTCCTGAGACTATGGATGAAACACAGACAAGAGCCAAAGTTGGCGGTCTAAATGATCCGCGGCTGGGCTCTATCGATCGAAATCTGAAATGTCAAACTTGTCAGGAGGGCATGAATGAGTGTCCAGGTCATTTTGGCCACATTGATCTAGCCAAACCGGTGTTTCACATAGGTTTTATTTCaaaaatcaaaaaagtTTGCGAGTGTGTCTGTATGCACTGTGGGAAATTATTGCTGGATGATCATAATGAGCAGATGAGACAAGCAGTGAAGATAAAAGAttccaagaagagattTAATGCGATTTGGAGTCTCTGCAAGACCAAGATGGTTTGTGAGAGTGACGTCCCATCAGAAGATGATCCTACGAAACTAATCTCAAGGGGTGGTTGCGGTAACGCTCAGCCAACAATCCGTAAAGATGGTTTGAAACTTGTGGGAAGTtggaagaaggaaaagatcagtGGAGATGCGGAGGAGCCCGAGCAGAGAGTTTTGACCATGGAGGAAATTTTAAACATTTTCAAGCATATCACACCTGAGGATTCTTGTCGATTGGGATTTAACGAGGAATTTGCACGTCCCGAATGGATGATATTGACTGTTTTACCCGTCCCACCACCACCTGTTAGACCTTCTATTTCCTTTAACGAATCTCAGAGGGGTGAGGATGATTTAACGTTTAAACTAGCTGATATTCTGAAGGCGAATATAAGTTTGGAAACATTAGAACACAACGGTGCACCACATCAcgcaattgaagaagccgaGAGTTTGCTTCAATTTCACGTGGCGACTTATATGGACAACGATATTGCTGGTCAACCACAGGCGCTTCAGAAATCTGGGCGTCCCGTTAAGTCAATTCGTGCTCGTTTGAAAGGTAAGGAAGGTCGTATCAGAGGTAATTTGATGGGTAAACGTGTTGATTTCTCAGCTAGAACTGTTATTTCCGGTGATCCTAACCTGGAGTTGGATCAGGTCGGAGTTCCTAAGTCTATTGCTAAAACACTCACGTATCCCGAAGTTGTCACTCCATATAACATCGATCGTCTTACCTTTTTAGTCCGTAATGGGCCTAATGAACATCCCGGTGCGAAGTATGTCATCCGTGATAATGGAGACCGTATAGATCTACGATACAGTAAAAGAGCCGGTGATATCCAACTACAATACGGATGGAAAGTTGAAAGACACATTATGGATAATGATCCCGTGTTATTCAATCGTCAGCCATCTTTGCATAAAATGTCCATGATGGCTCACAGAGTGAAGGTAATGCCCTACTCAACATTCAGACTGAACCTGTCTGTCACATCACCTTATAATGCGGATTTCGATGGTGATGAAATGAATTTACACGTTCCACAATCGGAAGAAACTAGGGCAGAATTATCACAGCTCTGCGCCGTTCCTTTGCAAATCGTTTCGCCACAATCTAACAAGCCTTGTATGGGTATCGTACAGGACACGCTTTGTGGTATTCGTAAGTTAACTTTGAGGGACAATTTCATTGAGCTTGATCAAGTGTTAAATATGTTGTATTGGGTTCCAGATTGGGACGGTTTAATTCCAACACCTGCGATACTGAAGCCCAAGCCATTATGGACCGGTAAGCAGATTCTTTCCATCGCGATACCCAAGGGAATCCACCTGCAGCGATTTGATGAGGGCACTACTCTCCTATCACCAAAGGATAATGGTATGCTTATCATTGATGGTAAGATTGTCTTTGGTGTCGTGGATAAGAAAACGGTTGGTTCATCCAGTGGTGGGTTAATCCATGTTGTCACAAGAGAAAAAGGACCTCAAGTCTGCGCTAGACTCTTTGGAAACATCCAAAAAGTGGTCAACTACTGGCTATTGCACAACGGGTTTTCCACAGGTATCGGAGACACAATCGCTGATGGGCAAACTATGAGGGAGATCACGGAAACTATAGCAGAtgctaagaagaaggtcgaaGATGTAACAAAGGAAGCTCAAGCTAATTTATTAACCGCCAAGCATGGTATGACGCTTCGTGAATCTTTCGAAGATAGCGTGGTTAGATTTTTGAATGAAGCAAGAGATAAGGCGGGACGTCTTGCTGAAGTTAActtgaaggatttgaaTAATGTCAAGCAAATGGTAAGTGCAGGATCCAAAGgttctttcatcaatatAGCGCAAATGTCTGCATGTGTTGGGCAACAATCCGTTGAAGGTAAGCGTATTGCCTTTGGCTTCGTTGATCGTACACTACCGCATTTTTCCAAGGACGACTATTCGCCAGAATCGAAAGGTTTTGTAGAGAACTCTTATTTGAGGGGATTGACTCCTCAagagttcttctttcacGCTATGGGTGGTCGTGAAGGTTTGATCGATACAGCAGTGAAGACTGCTGAGACAGGGTATATCCAGCGTCGTTTGGTTAAGGCTTTGGAGGACATTATGGTGCATTACGACAGTACCACGAGGAACTCTTTGGGTAACGTCATACAGTTTATTTACGGTGAAGACGGTATGGATGCATCACATATTGAGAAGCAATCCGTTGACACAATTGGTGGATCAGACGCTGCATTCGAAAAACGGTACAGAATTGATCTCCTCAATGTGGAGAATTCACTTGATCCTCATCTTTTGGAATCTGGCTCTGAGATTGTGGGAGACCTCAAGCTTCAAGCGTTGCTAGACCAAGAGTACCGACAATTGATTGAGGATCGTCGCTTTTTGCGATCCGTTTTTGTTGATGGTGAGCCCAACTGGCCGTTACCTGTTAACATCAGACGTATTGTACAAAACGCGCAACAGACGTTTAGAATTGACCATACGAAACCGTCAGATTTGAGTATTCGGGACGTTATATTCGGAGTTAGAGCGCTAGAGGAGAAATTATTGGTTTTGCGTGGCAAAAGTAATATTATTCAACAGGCTCAAAAAGATGCCATATCtctcttctgctgcttgttACGGTCACGCTTAGCAACCCGTCGAATCATTCAAGAATATAGGTTAACCAAGCAAGCTTTCGAGTGGGTACTGAATAATATTGAAGTTCAATTTTTGCGCTCCATTGTTCATCCGGGAGAGATGGTCGGTGTTTTGGCAGCTCAATCTATCGGTGAGCCGGCAACACAAATGACACTGAACACCTTCCACTTTGCTGGTGTCGCTTCGAAGAAAGTTACTTCAGGTGTTCCAcgtttgaaagagattctGAATGTGGCTAAAAACATGAAAACGCCCTCCTTGACCGCTTACTTGGAACCCGATTATGCGGCGGATCAAGAAAAGGCCAAGTTTATTAGATCAGCTATTGAACATACCACTCTAAAGAGTGTCACGGTTGCGTCAGAAATCTATTACGACCCTGATCCTCGTTCAACAGTGATCCccgaagatgaagaaatcattcAATTGCATTTCTCACTGTTGGATGACGAGACAGAAAAATCGTTGGATCAGCAGTCGCCTTGGTTATTACGTTTAGAGTTGGATCGTGCGGCAATGAACGATAAAGACTTGACGATGGGCCAAGTGGGTgaaaaaatcaaagaaaccTTCAAAAATGACTTGTTTGTCATATGGTCGGAAGATAATGCGGAGAAACTTATTATTCGTTGTCGTGTTGTCCGTCCTAAATCGATGGATATCGAAACTGAAGCAGAGGAAGATCATatgttgaaaaaaattgagAATACAATGCTTGAAAACATTACATTACGTGGTGTCGAAAACATCGAGCGTGTTGTCATGATGAAATATGACCGAAAAGTCCCAAGCTCTGCCGGTGAGTATCAAAAAGTTCCTGAATGGGTTCTGGAAACCGATGGTGTTAACTTATCGGAGGTTATGACCGTGCCAGGAGTTGACTCAACGAGAATTTACACCAACTCATTCATCGATATCATGGAAGTTCTGGGCATCGAAGCGGGGCGTGCTGCTTTGTATAAGGAAGTCTACAATGTTATTGCATCTGATGGTTCTTATGTCAATTACCGTCACATGGCATTACTGGTGGATGTGATGACTACGCAGGGTGGACTGACATCAGTGACGCGTCATGGGTTCAATAGGTCGTCGACTGGTGCTTTAATGAGATGttctttcgaagaaactgTCGAGATCTTATTCGAAGCAGGTGCCTGTGCCGAAATGGATGATTGCCGTGGTGTCTCTGAAAACGTCATTCTCGGTCAGATGGCCCCAATTGGTACTGGTGCCTTTGACGTGatgatcgatgaagaatctcttGTAAAATACATGCCGGAGCAAAAGATTACCGAACTCGAGGATGGCCAAGACGGCGGCGCAACTCCTTACAGTAATGAAAGTGGTCTTGTTAATGCTGAAATCGACGTCAAGGATGAGCTTATGTTTTCACCACTGGTTGATTCCGGTGCGTCCGATGCCATGGCTGGTGGGTTTACTGCTTATGGAGGTGCAGATTACGGGACTGGGTTCGGCGAAGCACCAAGCTCTCCGGGCTTCGGTGGAGTTTCATCTCCAGGCTTCTCGCCATCATCTCCAACGTACTCTCCAACTTCGCCTTCCTATTCTCCAACATCACCATCATATTCACCAACGTCACCAAGCTATAGCCCAACGTCACCATCATATTCACCAACATCACCAAGCTATAGCCCAACGTCACCATCATATTCACCAACATCACCAAGCTATAGCCCTACCTCTCCAAGCTACAGTCCAACGTCTCCAAGCTACAGTCCAACATCTCCAAGCTACAGTCCAACATCTCCAAGCTACAGTCCAACATCGCCAAGCTATAGTCCAACGTCGCCAAGCTACAGTCCAACGTCGCCAAGCTACAGTCCAACGTCTCCAAGCTACAGTCCAACGTCGCCAACCTATAGCCCAACATCTCCAAGCTATAGTCCGACGTCACCAAGCTATAGTCCAACATCACCGAGCTACAGTCCAACATCACCGAGCTACAGTCCAACGTCTCCAAGCTATAGTCCAACGTCACCAAGTTATTCTCCTACTTCTCCTAACTATAGTCCTACCTCACCCAGCTATAGTCCCGGTTCTCCTTCCTATTCTCCAAATACTAGCGAAAACCAGGATAGTAAAAGTCATGAGGACGCCAAAAAATAA
- the COA4 gene encoding Coa4p (ancestral locus Anc_7.311) encodes MSDSYERLESPYYKEALDQYKELSQEEDPDAWDARISKTGCYVENLALQLCHAETNDWRQCLREMGFFRQCWDSKGNRDRVKTVDR; translated from the coding sequence ATGAGTGACTCTTATGAAAGGTTAGAGTCGCCCTATTACAAAGAGGCGCTGGATCAATACAAAGAGTTGAGCCAGGAGGAAGATCCAGATGCGTGGGATGcaagaatttcaaagaCTGGTTGCTACGTTGAGAACCTGGCCTTGCAACTCTGCCACGCAGAGACTAATGACTGGAGACAGTGCTTGAGAGAAATGGGGTTTTTTAGACAATGCTGGGACTCCAAAGGTAACAGAGATAGGGTTAAAACAGTGGATCGTTGA